The DNA region TCCATGCCCTGGTTGCGCAGCAACTTCACTCGACGCGCGATCTCCGCCGTCGCGGTGGTGACCATGCCGCCTTCGCCACTGGTCATGTTCTTTGTCGGGTAGAGGCTGAACATCGCGAACTCGCCGAAGGATCCCACCGGGCGACCGTCCAGCGAGGCGCCGTGCGCCTGCGCTGCATCCTCGTAGAGCGCCACGCTCTTCTCGGCTGCGAGCTTCTCCAGTTCGCGCATTCGCGCCGGGTGTCCGTATAGGTGAACCGGCAGGATGCCCTTCGTCTTCGGAGTGATCGCCGCGGCGACGGCCTCGGGATCAAGCGTGAACGTCGCCGGCTCGATGTCGACGAACACCGGCGTCGCCCCCGTCAGCGCGACCGAATTGCCCGTGGCCGCGAAGGTGAACGACGGCACGATGATCTCATCGCCGGGGCCGACGCCGGTAGCGAGCAGCCCCAGGTGCAGCCCCGCGGTCCCGGAGTTCACCGCGACAGCTGGGCGGCCGGGCACGAAGTGCTCGGCGAACTCCGTCTCGAATGCGGCAACCTCGGGCCCCTGCGCGACCATGCCGCTGCGCATCACACGGTCGACAGCCGCGCGCTCCTCCTCACCGATGATCGGCTTCGCCGGGGCAATGAACTCGCTCACTTGACCTCCTTGGTCAGGGTTCCATTGGATTCGATGTACCGGTCGCCCGAGGCGGGACAGATCCACGTTCCGTCACTGTCGCCGGCAACCAACGGAACACCATGCTCCCCCACCCACCCGATCCTGTGGGCAGGCACCCCAGCGACAAGAG from Microbacterium soli includes:
- a CDS encoding DegT/DnrJ/EryC1/StrS family aminotransferase, which translates into the protein MSEFIAPAKPIIGEEERAAVDRVMRSGMVAQGPEVAAFETEFAEHFVPGRPAVAVNSGTAGLHLGLLATGVGPGDEIIVPSFTFAATGNSVALTGATPVFVDIEPATFTLDPEAVAAAITPKTKGILPVHLYGHPARMRELEKLAAEKSVALYEDAAQAHGASLDGRPVGSFGEFAMFSLYPTKNMTSGEGGMVTTATAEIARRVKLLRNQGMERQYENEVVGFNARMTDIHAAIGRVQLTKVDAWTRTRQRNAAFLDAHLRGVTVPPVAEGAVHVYHQYTIRVPEDRDGFVRALKEEHQVGAGVYYPIPNHRLQSLAPYAAGLDLPETERAAREVLSLPVHPSLSADDLERIVTAVNTVVGAGA